In Sciurus carolinensis chromosome 17, mSciCar1.2, whole genome shotgun sequence, one genomic interval encodes:
- the LOC124968230 gene encoding vomeronasal type-1 receptor 3-like yields the protein MASADFVIGMIFLSQTIVGILGNFFLLYHYTYLELTRYTVRHTDLILRHLTVANSLVLLSKGVPQTMAAFGLKHFLSDIGCKLVFYVHRVGRGVCIGHTCLLSIFQAITISPTDSWWAEMKSQTHKFLGLSNVLCWILNLLVSIVVPMCVTHEWTSKNNTRKMDLGYCYGVVDNRIALMFHNVFLLSYDVSCVGIMIWASGSMVFILYRHKRRVQHIHSTNLSPSSSLESRVTRSILVLVITFVSFYTSSHILILYMVLSHNPSRWLVSISALITSGFPTVSPLVLLIRDRRTLRVSSACLRRSVPFHNLFM from the coding sequence ATGGCTTCAGCTGATTTTGTCATAGGAATGATTTTCTTATCCCAGACCATAGTGGGAATCCTgggtaatttctttcttctgtaccATTATACTTATTTAGAACTCACCAGATACACAGTAAGGCACACAGATTTGATTCTCAGACACCTGACTGTAGCCAACTCCTTGGTCCTGCTCTCTAAGGGAGTCCCACAGACAATGGCTGCTTTTGGGTTGAAACATTTCCTCAGTGATATTGGATGCAAACTTGTTTTTTATGTTCACCGAGTGGGCAGGGGTGTGTGCATTGGTCACACCTGTCTCTTGAGTATCTTCCAGGCCATCACGATCAGTCCCACAGACTCCTGGTGGGCAGAAATGAAATCTCAAACCCATAAATTCTTAGGACTCTCCAATGTCCTGTGCTGGATCCTGAACCTGCTTGTAAGTATCGTTGTTCCCATGTGTGTGACTCACGAGTGGACCAGCAAAAACAACACAAGAAAAATGGATTTGGGATACTGTTACGGGGTAGTTGACAACAGAATTGCACTTATGTTCcacaatgtatttttattatcctATGATGTATCTTGTGTGGGAATCATGATCTGGGCGAGTGGCTCTATGGTTTTCATCCTGTACAGGCACAAGAGGAGGGTCCAACACATTCACAGCACCAACCTgtcccccagctcctccctggaGTCCAGAGTCACCCGAAGCATCTTAGTTCTAGTGATCACCTTTGTATCATTTTACACCAGCTCCCACATCCTTATATTGTACATGGTTCTTTCTCATAATCCTAGTCGGTGGCTGGTGAGCATCTCGGCGCTAATCACCTCTGGCTTTCCTACAGTCAGCCCCTTGGTTCTCCTGATCCGGGACCGCAGGACCCTCAGGGTCAGTTCTGCCTGCCTCAGAAGGAGTGTGCCGTTCCATAATCTGTTCATGTAG
- the LOC124968229 gene encoding vomeronasal type-1 receptor 3-like: MASRNLAAGIIFLLQTIVGFMGNIFFLSHYSYLYFTRYRVRCSDVILKHLTVANSLVLLSKGVPQTMAAFGSKHFFSDTGCKVLFYVHRVGRGVCIGSVCLLSIFQAIMVSPMTSRWAELQSQIPKYIGSSNILCWILNLLVNSFIPVFVTGNSNNKNNTKKKELGFCSAIVSNRTTGSLVTALWLAYDVLCVGFMIWANGSMVFILYRHKQRVQHIHSTKCFLRSSPETRVTQKILVLVSTFSAPLFS, from the exons ATGGCCTCCAGGAATTTGGCAGCAGGAATAATCTTCTTACTCCAGACCATAGTGGGATTTATGGgaaatatcttctttctttcccattaTAGTTACCTTTATTTTACCAGATACAGAGTAAGGTGCTCAGATGTGATTCTCAAGCACCTGACTGTGGCCAACTCCTTAGTCCTGCTCTCTAAAGGAGTCCCACAGACAATGGCTGCTTTTGGGTCTAAACATTTCTTCAGTGATACTGGATGCAAAGTGCTGTTCTATGTTCACAGAGTGGGCAGGGGTGTGTGTATTGGCAGCGTGTGCCTCTTAAGCATCTTCCAGGCCATCATGGTCAGTCCCATGACCTCCAGGTGGGCAGAGCTTCAATCGCAAATTCCCAAATACATTGGGTCCTCCAACATCCTGTGCTGGATCCTGAACCTGCTGGTAAACAGTTTTATCCCTGTCTTTGTGACTGGCaactcaaacaacaaaaacaacacaaagaaaaaggaattggGGTTCTGTTCCGCAATAGTCAGTAACAGAACAACAGGATCACTAGTGACAGCACTATGGTTAGCCTATGATGTTCTGTGTGTGGGATTCATGATCTGGGCCAATGGCTCCATGGTCTTCATCTTATATAGGCACAAGCAGCGGGTCCAACACATTCACAGTACCAAATGCTTCCTCAGATCCTCCCCTGAGACCAGAGTCACCCAAAAAATCCTTGTCCTAGTAAGCACCTTT TCAGCCCCTTTATTTTCATGA